A genome region from Mycoplasmopsis mustelae includes the following:
- the rpsO gene encoding 30S ribosomal protein S15 — protein MVSKARKAELIKRFGKNAKDTGNSSVQIAILTEDIESLKPHFLNNPKDNHSRRGFLAKISQRKVLLKHLKEKDFEEYKKVTEALKIRK, from the coding sequence ATGGTTTCAAAAGCAAGAAAAGCCGAATTAATCAAAAGATTTGGTAAAAATGCAAAAGATACAGGTAATTCATCAGTACAAATAGCAATTTTAACTGAAGATATTGAATCATTAAAACCGCACTTTTTAAACAACCCAAAAGATAATCACTCAAGAAGAGGATTCTTAGCAAAAATTTCACAACGTAAAGTTTTATTAAAACACCTTAAAGAAAAAGATTTTGAAGAATATAAAAAAGTTACTGAAGCTTTAAAAATTCGTAAATAA
- the rpmB gene encoding 50S ribosomal protein L28, giving the protein MARRCQISGVGPLVGNTRSHAMNASKRKFNVNLQKVRVTIDGQKMTLRVSAKTLKTLKTKGLV; this is encoded by the coding sequence ATGGCTAGAAGATGTCAAATTTCAGGTGTTGGTCCACTTGTTGGTAATACACGTTCACATGCTATGAACGCTTCAAAAAGAAAATTTAACGTTAATTTACAAAAAGTAAGAGTAACAATTGACGGACAAAAAATGACTTTGCGGGTAAGTGCAAAAACTTTAAAAACTTTAAAAACCAAAGGTTTAGTATAA